In one Pseudodesulfovibrio tunisiensis genomic region, the following are encoded:
- a CDS encoding SNF2-related protein, producing the protein MASYVGWGGLKSVFDPKKAESSDLYGRAQRELKKLLSEDEYRDAYASVRNAHYTARGVVDAMWRMFRLMGFKGGRALEPSVGIGNFLGLQPRDMAAATEWHAAELDTITGQLAAMVYPEANIMVGTGFQDAPFADGVFDIAIGNPPFGSNVVRDGSEHRKHLSGMKIHNYIIAKTGMHLRPGGVMGMVVTHRFLDTANPEARNVLAKDFKFLGAVRLPNDAFKANAGTDVVTDIILLQKLRADEKPEPGAAWLDTSGQLEDGIRVNRYFAENSGHILGKSAMDGSMYARGAEEYTVHGDGRDVGKAIDEILAGSLSGLSGILDRTAADMDLAPAMLEQSDIPIGGMMLDDEGRILRREMDDESGNAVVTEVTPETPWSDQAAEWESLADAAEEIRTRAQQGDVPEAILAEFNEAAQVAYNQGMKEKPKPTRAEASVYRIRNAVEAQGSRLKWDYEDDLEQVRRNYSRKKLGTRGHAALKGLLDLRNRTQRLIQEELADGPNIEKFRQNLNRAYDAFVEKHGFVSAPGNFRLLGGDIGAEAGLESSYEAAISSSVSKKTGDKPRKAHATKSDILNQRVNYPRKEITSAANSSDALRVSMVEHGKVDLPYMAKLTGQDINAVIDDLTTGENPELFFNPETEAFEDAESYLSGNVKRKLDRAMEGDSTRDMAPNIKALKVAMPAPKTREQIRPNIRGFWIPKQIFKDFLEALGAQNASLSLLESQGRMVAKMQGQSLTDLGLTFRHPDTNLVKLFNAAAAGKSLTIMRRDGETSYKDEKATKEVNALVNRMAKIFEDWAYSDEGRVEMIVEAFNEKMNTHSPRKYDGEKYFRPSGMTPAIQLRRTQKNAAWRMVQDQNVLLDHVVGAGKTFTAIAGIMERRRIGFSRKPMIVVPNHLVTQWAQDFYKLYPGAKVLAATPADFAKKHRRRLFARIATGDFDAVIIGHSSLGFIEAPTEDVEIIVTEKMDALREVLEEARRTGESKRTLTQIQNRIDSYEDKLKELKERPRDEMGINFKDMGVDYLVVDEAHEFKNLEYATAGERVVGMNDPNGSKKAFDLYIKVRGVQKRGGGVVFATGTPVSNSLVEIYTIMNYLAHDELAARNQLQFDSWSGAYAATETRLEYTATQKLKERRVLSGLNNLSALKQIYEHFADVISLKDLKRIYAEEVRERNRKHGTHERAEFPLPKVKGGGRQLDTGDITPAQREFMDYLVARMAAIEANKSDRDYASIDNALWVLSDARKMSLDIRTVDHAAPRDEGGKVARAAERISETYSKWDAQRGTQLVFCDLSTPSKQAAKNAKKTLRDVAHLVMDRKRAASFLRSLGSMPYSDQWTTLYERVEALVSDPQARDDMRDKVEAFFAANSPEDILTTMAVADTGFSVYDDLKAALVERGIPETEIEFIHDHNTPQQKDKLFGRMNNGYVRVLIGSSAKMGAGTNAQRRLVALHHMDAPWRPSDVEQREGRIIRQGNMFYEQDPDGFQVEITAYSTSQTSDTVMWQILERKAGAIEQFRSGDIDSVQEESSDSDQYAEFMATSTGNPVFRQKLEAERKLDEISAEIDGALMSRQNAKAFLDRFDANSKRLQKRAREFGNVSVSRIRYGREGGSVEEYAQAMDALTRQFNREWAAHQLALEEYKKAFAGWENAPEKTRGKPPVAPKPPVKPHLMSREMQARSGYARAVGKALGKAGYGKTVSLDLGEAALEISGDMKDRDGRIRFLVELVTKGGERLRLEAVRAKEAVNSSNLASVFSPTTLSRLVEWEGSAAQTSLKKLKKAKPRNEELARIEVDTSERDALREEVQWLAKQVAFAEAEADIERGSRPNKFIEQDRTRSLSRSSRAALEESETIVAEDGEAYRTTGLVAGSARQAVRERDGMPAVLLERRQDDGKVFQAMVQPESLREEGVSKPDTARDAAFSFASKRTRGMPRKLLLATLQRLQSKARNALPLEVVQSFEDLPESIKAQAREKGSGYIEAANDREKVYLVAENIGSVRRAVALWMHEQGVHTGLRELFSPLEYRRMLNLVYVAAGGRPTFRLIAKQYGFDLNSRIDQRRAAEEYLAHLAEKVKADHALEGREISAWRRFVKAVAEWLRRHGVNLRLTGSEVAWIVNESIRATIHGRSRENGETVEGMEPAVSFAQRDAKERQTQAQVTKQVQSDVEQWESQLDDFQAGKLHPRRILTVGQTPDVLRKLGASNVPVVMSQHVLRKARNKHDIPLEVLHLLPLHLADPILVLESATMANSLVVMTEMEHAGEHLAVPVHLDVQGGKAVVNEIASIHDRSVERDGRKVSGWNWVVGQARQGRLKYLNEKKILRGQTHVQAAIAWGLPTPEWKQNNSRKRYCQAGFRNGSVLPRRTQSP; encoded by the coding sequence ATGGCCAGCTATGTCGGCTGGGGCGGACTCAAGTCGGTCTTCGATCCCAAGAAGGCCGAATCTTCCGACCTGTACGGACGAGCTCAGCGCGAGCTGAAAAAACTCCTGTCCGAAGACGAATACCGCGACGCATACGCTTCCGTCCGCAATGCCCACTACACGGCAAGGGGCGTGGTGGATGCCATGTGGCGCATGTTCCGTCTCATGGGCTTCAAGGGTGGCAGAGCCCTTGAACCGTCCGTGGGAATCGGCAACTTTCTCGGGCTGCAACCCCGGGACATGGCCGCAGCCACGGAATGGCATGCCGCCGAACTCGACACGATCACTGGTCAGTTGGCCGCAATGGTCTATCCCGAAGCCAACATCATGGTCGGTACCGGATTTCAGGACGCGCCATTTGCTGACGGCGTGTTCGACATCGCCATAGGCAATCCGCCCTTTGGCTCCAATGTCGTGCGGGATGGTTCCGAACACCGGAAGCATCTTTCCGGCATGAAGATTCACAACTACATCATCGCCAAGACCGGCATGCATCTTCGCCCCGGCGGCGTCATGGGCATGGTGGTCACTCACCGCTTCCTTGATACGGCCAATCCGGAAGCAAGAAATGTTCTGGCAAAGGACTTCAAATTCCTCGGCGCGGTCCGCCTGCCCAACGATGCGTTCAAGGCGAACGCCGGAACCGATGTCGTGACGGACATCATTCTTCTGCAGAAACTCCGGGCCGATGAGAAGCCGGAACCGGGGGCCGCGTGGCTGGACACCTCGGGCCAGCTTGAAGACGGCATTCGCGTCAATCGGTATTTTGCGGAAAATTCCGGCCATATTCTCGGCAAGTCGGCAATGGACGGGTCCATGTATGCCCGTGGTGCGGAGGAGTACACGGTGCATGGTGACGGGCGCGACGTGGGCAAGGCCATTGACGAAATCCTCGCCGGTTCCCTTTCCGGACTGTCCGGCATTCTGGACAGGACTGCCGCTGACATGGACCTGGCTCCGGCCATGCTGGAACAGAGCGACATTCCCATTGGCGGCATGATGCTCGATGACGAAGGCCGAATCCTGCGTCGGGAAATGGATGATGAATCCGGCAATGCCGTTGTGACGGAAGTCACGCCGGAAACGCCATGGAGCGATCAGGCTGCGGAATGGGAGTCCTTGGCCGATGCTGCCGAGGAAATCAGGACAAGAGCGCAGCAGGGGGATGTCCCGGAAGCGATCCTTGCGGAGTTCAACGAGGCCGCGCAGGTCGCCTACAATCAGGGCATGAAGGAAAAGCCGAAGCCGACCAGAGCCGAGGCCTCGGTCTACCGGATCAGGAATGCCGTGGAAGCGCAGGGAAGTCGCCTGAAGTGGGACTACGAGGACGACCTTGAACAGGTGCGCCGGAACTACAGCCGCAAGAAGCTGGGGACAAGGGGGCATGCCGCCTTGAAGGGCCTGCTGGACCTTCGCAACCGTACCCAGCGACTGATTCAGGAAGAACTGGCGGATGGCCCGAATATCGAAAAGTTCAGGCAGAACTTGAACAGGGCCTACGATGCCTTTGTCGAAAAGCATGGTTTTGTCAGTGCACCCGGAAACTTTCGTCTGCTTGGCGGAGATATCGGCGCGGAAGCCGGGCTGGAGTCTTCGTATGAAGCAGCAATAAGTTCTTCGGTTTCAAAGAAAACCGGAGACAAACCTCGCAAGGCCCACGCCACCAAGTCCGACATCCTGAACCAGCGGGTGAACTATCCGCGCAAGGAGATAACGTCCGCAGCCAATTCGTCGGATGCGTTGCGTGTGTCCATGGTGGAGCACGGCAAGGTTGACCTGCCGTACATGGCCAAGTTGACCGGACAGGACATCAACGCGGTCATTGACGATCTGACGACTGGCGAAAACCCCGAGCTGTTCTTCAACCCGGAAACGGAAGCGTTCGAGGACGCGGAAAGCTATTTGTCCGGCAACGTGAAGCGGAAGCTGGATCGGGCCATGGAAGGCGACAGCACGCGGGACATGGCTCCGAACATCAAGGCGTTGAAAGTGGCCATGCCTGCGCCCAAGACAAGGGAACAGATTCGGCCGAACATCCGTGGCTTCTGGATTCCCAAGCAGATTTTCAAGGATTTTCTGGAAGCCCTTGGAGCGCAGAACGCAAGCCTCAGCCTGCTTGAGTCTCAGGGGCGGATGGTTGCCAAGATGCAGGGGCAGAGCCTTACCGATCTGGGCCTGACCTTCCGTCATCCCGATACGAATCTCGTCAAGCTGTTCAATGCGGCAGCCGCCGGAAAAAGCCTGACGATCATGCGGCGGGACGGCGAGACTTCGTACAAGGACGAGAAGGCGACAAAGGAAGTCAACGCGCTCGTCAACAGGATGGCCAAAATCTTCGAGGACTGGGCGTATTCCGATGAAGGCCGGGTCGAAATGATCGTGGAAGCCTTCAACGAGAAGATGAATACGCATTCGCCCCGAAAATATGACGGCGAGAAGTACTTCAGGCCCTCGGGCATGACCCCGGCCATCCAGCTTCGTCGGACCCAGAAAAACGCGGCATGGCGCATGGTTCAGGATCAGAACGTCCTGCTGGATCATGTGGTTGGTGCGGGCAAGACGTTCACGGCCATTGCCGGAATCATGGAGCGCAGGCGCATCGGGTTTTCGCGCAAGCCCATGATCGTGGTCCCGAATCATCTGGTCACGCAGTGGGCGCAGGATTTCTACAAGCTGTACCCCGGCGCCAAGGTGCTGGCTGCGACTCCGGCCGATTTTGCCAAGAAGCATCGCCGCCGCCTGTTCGCCCGGATTGCGACCGGGGACTTCGATGCGGTCATCATCGGGCATTCCTCGCTCGGGTTCATCGAGGCTCCGACCGAGGATGTCGAGATCATCGTCACCGAAAAGATGGATGCCCTGCGCGAGGTGCTGGAAGAGGCCCGGCGTACCGGGGAGAGCAAACGGACTCTGACGCAGATTCAGAACCGGATCGACAGCTACGAGGACAAGCTGAAGGAACTCAAGGAGCGGCCCAGAGACGAGATGGGTATCAACTTCAAGGATATGGGCGTGGACTACCTTGTGGTTGACGAAGCGCACGAGTTCAAGAACCTCGAGTATGCCACGGCCGGAGAGCGCGTCGTGGGGATGAACGACCCGAACGGCAGCAAGAAGGCCTTCGACCTCTACATCAAGGTTCGCGGCGTCCAGAAGCGCGGTGGCGGCGTGGTGTTTGCCACGGGTACTCCGGTGTCGAATTCGCTGGTCGAAATCTACACCATCATGAATTACCTCGCGCATGACGAACTGGCGGCGCGCAACCAGTTGCAGTTCGATTCCTGGTCCGGTGCATATGCGGCCACGGAAACCCGGCTGGAGTACACGGCCACGCAGAAACTCAAGGAACGTCGCGTTCTTTCCGGCCTGAACAACCTGTCTGCGCTCAAGCAGATCTACGAGCATTTTGCCGATGTGATCTCGCTGAAAGACCTCAAGCGAATCTATGCGGAAGAGGTCAGGGAGCGGAACAGGAAACACGGGACTCATGAACGGGCCGAATTCCCTCTGCCCAAGGTCAAGGGCGGCGGAAGGCAGTTGGATACCGGGGACATCACTCCGGCCCAGCGGGAATTCATGGATTACCTTGTGGCCCGGATGGCTGCCATTGAAGCCAACAAGAGCGATCGGGACTACGCCAGCATAGATAATGCCCTCTGGGTGTTGTCCGATGCCCGCAAGATGAGTCTGGACATTCGCACGGTCGATCATGCCGCCCCCCGGGACGAAGGCGGCAAGGTGGCCCGGGCAGCGGAACGGATTTCCGAGACCTACAGCAAATGGGACGCACAGCGTGGCACTCAGCTTGTCTTCTGCGATCTGTCCACGCCGTCCAAGCAGGCCGCCAAGAATGCCAAAAAGACGCTGCGCGACGTTGCCCATCTGGTCATGGACAGAAAGCGGGCTGCGTCCTTTCTGCGCAGTCTGGGGTCCATGCCTTATTCGGACCAGTGGACAACGCTGTACGAGCGCGTCGAAGCGCTTGTCAGCGACCCGCAGGCCCGGGACGATATGCGCGACAAGGTGGAGGCCTTTTTTGCCGCGAATTCGCCGGAGGACATTCTGACCACCATGGCCGTGGCCGATACGGGATTCTCCGTCTACGACGACCTGAAGGCGGCTTTGGTGGAAAGGGGAATCCCCGAGACCGAGATCGAATTCATTCACGATCACAACACGCCTCAGCAGAAGGACAAGCTCTTCGGCCGCATGAACAACGGCTATGTGCGCGTGCTGATCGGTTCGTCCGCCAAGATGGGGGCCGGGACCAATGCGCAGCGGCGACTCGTGGCCCTGCATCACATGGATGCCCCGTGGCGGCCGAGTGACGTGGAACAGCGTGAAGGCCGGATCATCCGTCAGGGCAACATGTTCTACGAACAGGACCCGGACGGGTTTCAGGTCGAGATTACCGCGTATTCCACCAGCCAGACCTCGGATACGGTCATGTGGCAGATTCTGGAACGAAAGGCCGGAGCCATCGAGCAGTTCCGTTCCGGGGACATTGATTCCGTGCAGGAGGAAAGTTCGGACTCCGACCAGTACGCCGAGTTCATGGCCACTTCCACGGGCAACCCGGTATTCCGGCAGAAGCTGGAGGCCGAACGCAAGCTGGACGAAATCTCCGCCGAAATCGACGGCGCATTGATGTCGAGACAGAACGCCAAGGCTTTTCTTGACCGCTTCGACGCAAATTCCAAACGGTTGCAGAAGCGGGCTCGGGAATTCGGCAATGTTTCGGTCTCCCGGATTCGATACGGGCGGGAAGGTGGCTCCGTGGAGGAATACGCTCAGGCCATGGATGCCCTGACGCGGCAGTTCAACAGGGAATGGGCTGCGCACCAGCTCGCCCTCGAGGAGTACAAAAAGGCGTTTGCCGGATGGGAGAACGCTCCGGAGAAGACCAGAGGCAAGCCGCCCGTGGCTCCGAAGCCGCCCGTCAAGCCGCACCTGATGAGCAGGGAGATGCAGGCCCGGTCCGGTTATGCCCGGGCTGTCGGCAAGGCACTCGGAAAGGCCGGATATGGAAAGACGGTTTCTCTTGATCTGGGGGAAGCCGCCTTGGAAATCTCCGGCGACATGAAGGACAGGGACGGTCGTATCCGTTTTCTCGTGGAGCTGGTCACCAAGGGCGGGGAGCGTTTGCGGCTGGAAGCCGTTCGCGCCAAGGAAGCGGTCAATTCCTCGAACCTTGCCTCGGTCTTTTCCCCGACCACGCTTTCGCGTCTGGTGGAATGGGAAGGATCAGCAGCGCAGACTTCTCTGAAAAAGCTCAAGAAGGCCAAGCCGCGCAATGAGGAGCTGGCCCGGATCGAGGTCGACACCTCGGAGCGGGATGCGTTGCGCGAGGAAGTGCAGTGGCTGGCCAAACAGGTGGCCTTTGCCGAAGCCGAAGCGGACATTGAGCGCGGCAGTCGTCCGAACAAGTTCATCGAACAGGATCGGACTCGCAGTCTTTCCCGGAGTTCCCGGGCCGCTCTTGAAGAGTCGGAAACCATCGTGGCCGAGGATGGCGAAGCCTACCGGACCACGGGTCTTGTTGCCGGGAGCGCAAGACAGGCGGTTCGAGAGCGCGACGGGATGCCTGCCGTGCTTCTTGAACGCAGACAGGATGACGGAAAGGTCTTTCAGGCAATGGTGCAGCCCGAGTCCTTGCGGGAGGAGGGCGTTTCCAAGCCCGACACGGCTCGTGATGCTGCGTTTTCCTTTGCCAGCAAAAGGACCAGAGGCATGCCCCGCAAGCTGCTTCTGGCGACCTTGCAGCGATTGCAGAGCAAGGCCAGAAACGCTCTGCCGCTGGAAGTGGTGCAGTCCTTCGAGGACTTGCCGGAATCCATCAAGGCGCAGGCCCGGGAAAAGGGTTCCGGGTACATCGAGGCCGCGAACGACCGGGAAAAGGTCTACCTTGTTGCCGAGAACATCGGGTCGGTCCGCCGGGCCGTTGCTCTCTGGATGCATGAGCAGGGCGTGCATACCGGACTGCGGGAGCTGTTTTCCCCGCTGGAATATCGCCGGATGCTCAACCTCGTGTACGTGGCGGCAGGCGGGAGACCGACCTTCCGGCTCATTGCCAAGCAGTACGGATTCGATCTGAACAGCCGTATTGATCAGCGCAGGGCTGCCGAGGAATACCTTGCGCACCTCGCGGAAAAGGTCAAGGCGGATCATGCTCTTGAGGGCCGGGAGATTTCCGCATGGCGGCGGTTCGTCAAGGCTGTGGCCGAATGGTTGCGACGACACGGTGTGAACCTGCGGCTCACGGGTTCCGAGGTCGCGTGGATCGTGAACGAATCCATCCGTGCCACCATCCATGGGCGTTCCCGGGAAAACGGCGAAACCGTGGAAGGCATGGAGCCTGCGGTGTCCTTTGCCCAGAGGGATGCAAAGGAACGGCAGACGCAGGCGCAGGTCACCAAGCAGGTGCAAAGCGATGTGGAGCAGTGGGAATCACAGTTGGATGACTTCCAAGCCGGGAAACTTCATCCTCGAAGAATTTTGACTGTGGGGCAAACTCCTGATGTCCTCCGGAAATTGGGGGCCAGCAATGTCCCTGTGGTCATGTCTCAGCATGTCCTTCGAAAGGCACGGAACAAGCACGATATTCCTCTGGAAGTGCTTCACCTTCTTCCGCTGCATCTTGCGGACCCGATTCTTGTTTTGGAATCCGCGACCATGGCCAACAGTTTGGTTGTCATGACGGAAATGGAACACGCCGGAGAGCATTTGGCTGTTCCCGTCCATTTGGACGTTCAGGGTGGGAAAGCTGTGGTCAATGAGATTGCAAGCATCCATGACCGAAGCGTCGAAAGAGACGGCAGAAAGGTTTCGGGATGGAATTGGGTGGTTGGTCAGGCGAGACAAGGCCGCTTGAAGTATCTCAATGAAAAAAAAATACTCCGAGGTCAGACGCATGTCCAAGCTGCAATTGCCTGGGGCCTTCCAACTCCGGAGTGGAAACAAAATAATTCGCGAAAAAGATATTGTCAAGCCGGATTCCGGAACGGCTCAGTTCTCCCGAGGCGAACTCAATCCCCTTAA
- a CDS encoding phage antirepressor KilAC domain-containing protein, giving the protein MASDTTLPIGSVAKALHKDFEIGRNKLFKFFRDRGVLMANNEPKQIYIDRGYFRVVKRLYEVHGEMRVGTQTLVYQRGVTFIVKMLHNSSDKAAA; this is encoded by the coding sequence ATGGCTTCGGACACGACTCTGCCCATCGGATCGGTAGCCAAGGCCCTGCACAAGGATTTCGAAATTGGCCGCAACAAACTGTTCAAGTTTTTCCGGGATCGGGGAGTTCTTATGGCGAACAATGAACCCAAACAGATTTACATAGACCGAGGATATTTCCGTGTCGTGAAACGCCTCTACGAGGTTCACGGCGAGATGCGCGTAGGCACGCAAACGCTCGTCTACCAGCGAGGCGTGACCTTCATCGTGAAAATGTTGCACAACTCCTCTGACAAGGCAGCGGCGTAG
- a CDS encoding PLxRFG domain-containing protein has translation MRDRNHGRLPKWGEAAARGLTDKPSRIAKQAARKDSVPSFVYKLSSGDLSSLQEVCSLPHWIAKRFPAFDAIYRRQLTRMDERAKVLRESLEEVEDFFADMSREDQASLRDMIWKIDGRKLPGMNLDKFIAVRDDRGRDVIENGRVVLEMNPRYHEMFEAWLDRQPVSDKVKKALLALRTSLDRDFLRAYDAMREMAEVDDDTIKAFRTNINHVHNYFPHKRYGAYYIQIMGDNRVGRTESGNWAVFNGAGDIVSDEFAKESTAQKYWRENRRGVVYREHFDAANKASASRKLKAKWPELQKRFPDIDLADSRNWDKGENKHLPDELYEFPIDTNAMEQIINAAADKVEDRKRGEEIRTRMAEAVSDIMKARGWSAATIGRKGVPGYETEDIQGILYDYKAGLSGWITKMQASRDFTKLLGKIDAKDHPREYVYATNYVQNMLRNGDRIDRTVGNVKALAFLWYLGFNLKTAALNLTQNLIVGVPRLSMETRDGGFRYAKAAMATLTDAVTKGKHLPEDEARLLNDLYREDVITEGFLNEIRGRVQGVSLGNLWNKLLRWAGMPMAIAERFNRASLALAAYRAARDGKLKQHPGRKMNFEAAKAFAEDIVRDSHFVYGKTNLPQPLRNSVAGRAANPVYTFRTFSHNILSIWSWMLRTQGREGRTAFAKSMLGTALVGGFTALPFYATIMHLFQWLTGDDDDWTEEIRKRLPEGDVLRDIVSYGLPAGAGFSLGGSVGLETPVLARMEPGATLEENIADNLGDILGIPWDLIVTKPSRFMKARKAGDDWRAFEEVAPTIVRNGMAGYRMWRDGQYTLSGRPINDPGQPGPRKLAGSEAIGKSLGFQPVSNRKSYDQYRSRQVKTQVRSEKAGELANRLVRAFRDHDRRKVHEIQAEWKAWNREMKAEGKPWMQITSTNLATRVKARAKVHKVSRRDIGMVLEQMKAY, from the coding sequence ATGCGGGACAGGAACCACGGCAGGCTCCCGAAGTGGGGAGAAGCTGCTGCACGTGGCCTGACAGACAAGCCGAGCCGTATTGCCAAACAGGCCGCTCGAAAGGATTCGGTCCCGTCCTTCGTCTACAAGCTTTCATCCGGCGATCTTTCCTCCCTTCAGGAGGTCTGCAGTCTGCCGCACTGGATTGCCAAGCGGTTCCCGGCATTCGATGCCATCTATCGCCGTCAGCTCACTCGCATGGACGAGCGGGCCAAGGTGCTGCGCGAGTCGCTGGAGGAAGTCGAGGATTTCTTTGCGGACATGAGCAGGGAGGATCAGGCTTCGCTGCGGGACATGATCTGGAAGATCGATGGCAGGAAGCTGCCCGGAATGAATCTGGACAAGTTCATTGCGGTCCGGGACGACAGAGGCCGGGACGTGATCGAGAACGGTCGGGTCGTGCTGGAAATGAATCCGCGCTACCATGAAATGTTCGAGGCATGGCTCGACAGGCAGCCCGTGTCCGACAAGGTGAAGAAGGCCCTGCTGGCCCTGAGAACGTCGCTGGATCGGGATTTTTTGCGGGCCTATGATGCCATGCGGGAAATGGCCGAGGTGGACGACGATACGATCAAGGCCTTCCGGACCAACATCAACCACGTCCACAACTACTTCCCGCACAAGCGGTACGGCGCCTACTACATTCAGATCATGGGCGACAATCGGGTTGGCCGGACTGAAAGCGGAAACTGGGCTGTGTTCAATGGCGCGGGGGATATCGTATCGGATGAATTTGCCAAGGAATCTACCGCCCAAAAGTATTGGCGTGAGAACAGGAGGGGAGTGGTTTATCGGGAGCATTTTGACGCAGCCAACAAGGCGTCGGCTTCACGGAAGCTGAAGGCCAAATGGCCTGAACTGCAGAAAAGGTTTCCCGACATCGACCTTGCGGATTCCCGGAACTGGGACAAGGGGGAGAACAAGCACCTTCCCGACGAGCTGTACGAATTCCCCATCGACACGAACGCCATGGAGCAGATCATCAACGCCGCTGCCGACAAGGTGGAGGATCGCAAGAGGGGCGAAGAGATCAGGACCAGAATGGCCGAAGCCGTGTCCGACATCATGAAGGCCCGGGGCTGGTCCGCTGCGACCATTGGCCGCAAGGGTGTTCCCGGGTATGAAACCGAGGACATTCAGGGCATTCTCTACGATTACAAGGCTGGGCTTTCCGGATGGATTACCAAGATGCAGGCCAGTCGGGATTTCACGAAGCTGCTGGGCAAGATTGATGCGAAAGACCATCCGCGTGAATATGTCTATGCAACGAACTACGTGCAGAACATGCTCAGGAACGGGGACCGGATCGACCGGACCGTGGGCAATGTGAAGGCCTTGGCCTTTCTGTGGTATCTGGGCTTCAACCTCAAGACCGCCGCGCTCAACCTGACGCAGAACCTCATCGTGGGCGTGCCGCGTTTGAGCATGGAGACCAGGGACGGCGGATTCCGGTATGCCAAGGCCGCCATGGCTACGCTGACGGATGCGGTGACCAAGGGCAAGCATCTGCCCGAGGATGAAGCGCGGCTCCTGAACGACCTGTACCGCGAGGACGTGATCACCGAGGGATTCCTCAACGAGATTCGCGGGCGTGTGCAGGGTGTGAGTCTGGGCAACCTCTGGAACAAGCTGCTTCGGTGGGCCGGAATGCCCATGGCCATTGCCGAGCGGTTCAACCGGGCGTCTCTGGCTTTGGCCGCATACCGGGCCGCGCGGGACGGCAAGCTGAAACAGCATCCGGGCAGGAAGATGAACTTCGAGGCTGCCAAGGCATTTGCCGAAGACATCGTGCGAGATTCCCATTTTGTCTACGGCAAGACCAACCTGCCCCAGCCGCTCCGCAATTCCGTGGCCGGGCGCGCTGCGAATCCGGTCTACACGTTCCGGACCTTCTCCCACAACATCCTGTCCATCTGGAGCTGGATGCTGCGCACGCAGGGCAGGGAAGGGCGCACTGCCTTTGCCAAGTCCATGCTGGGAACGGCTCTGGTTGGCGGATTCACGGCATTGCCGTTCTACGCCACGATCATGCATCTGTTCCAGTGGCTGACTGGCGATGATGACGACTGGACCGAGGAAATCCGCAAGCGGCTGCCTGAAGGTGACGTGCTGCGCGACATCGTTTCCTACGGCCTGCCCGCAGGCGCGGGCTTTTCCCTTGGCGGATCAGTGGGACTGGAGACTCCGGTTCTCGCCCGAATGGAGCCGGGCGCAACGCTGGAAGAGAACATCGCCGACAATCTGGGCGACATTCTGGGCATTCCATGGGATTTGATCGTGACCAAGCCGTCGAGATTCATGAAGGCCAGAAAGGCCGGGGATGACTGGAGGGCCTTCGAGGAAGTCGCGCCGACCATTGTGCGCAACGGCATGGCCGGATATCGTATGTGGCGGGACGGTCAGTACACCTTGTCCGGCAGGCCGATCAACGACCCGGGCCAGCCCGGTCCGCGCAAGCTGGCTGGCAGTGAGGCCATCGGCAAGAGTCTCGGATTCCAGCCTGTGTCGAATCGGAAGTCCTACGATCAATACCGTTCCAGACAGGTGAAGACGCAGGTGCGCAGTGAAAAGGCGGGCGAACTTGCCAATCGCCTTGTCCGCGCCTTCCGGGATCACGACCGCCGCAAGGTGCATGAGATTCAGGCGGAGTGGAAAGCATGGAACCGGGAAATGAAGGCCGAGGGCAAGCCGTGGATGCAGATCACGAGCACGAACCTCGCCACCCGAGTCAAGGCCCGGGCCAAGGTCCACAAGGTCAGCCGAAGAGATATCGGCATGGTGCTGGAGCAGATGAAGGCGTATTGA